A region of the Bradysia coprophila strain Holo2 unplaced genomic scaffold, BU_Bcop_v1 contig_232, whole genome shotgun sequence genome:
CTCACTTGAAAGTTTCCTACTTTGCTTCAAGAATATCGGAAAGAAGTAGTTTATCTGTTGCTATCTTTCCGCACGATGCTATCACACCATAATGCGTTGAGTTGATGATTTTGGAGCCTTCAAAgagttttttaaaataattttcattttagagaTATGTCTTATCGGGTTACCCTTAAACCTGATGCAGGATCCTTCATTGCAATCTATGCCAGTGGTCGAATTGGTAATTATCGAATTAGTCAAAATGAGCGAAGATGAGCCCGATGTGGTTGTGCCGGATTCACGCATAGCAATACCGGTTGCAAAGTCTTTGATGACACAATTGTCACAAGAAACGTTTGCGGTttctgaaaaacaatttttgttaacGTGCATACGTTCATCACGACCATAGTACGCATTTACCAAACATTACAATCGCAGTCGATGTAGCTGATGACTTGTCTCCGATGAACGTACAATTCTCGAATCGAACCGATCCGTCTCGGATTAAAATTCCCGTTCGCACCTTCCGACAGTCCAATATCACATTGTTAATTTTCACGTCTCCGGTCAAtgttagcaaaatattttcgaattccTTTGCCGCAATCACCGGCTGCTTGGTATCGGCGAGATTCTCATTTAATCGCAAATCAATTGAATTATCACACGGGACCAGTCCCACGATCGAATTGTTCAAGTTTTCTAAAAACTTTATCGAATGCAATCCTCCAGCTAGGTATATGTGCCCAGCGGTGCCACAATTCATGAGGCACTCCTGCAATGATGAACTCAATTCGGTGGTTTTCTCATCGCCGATGATTTCGTGGGCCCTTTGCAAATCTCGAATGTGCTTGGGCAAAACAGCTGTACGTTCCACGACAACAGAAATGCTCCCAGGTTGCCGTGGCGGAAACCGGATCGGTTCGAAAACTTTCCGCAATTTCggattttcccacattttaatttcatgttTTATGGTCGCCAATCGCACATGAAGACTCATCAGATCGGTAATTTCTGCCTTATTCTCATTCATATCTTCGTCGTCGCTTATATCCAATTCCAAGTATTCTCGTCGACGTTGAATGTACTGTGCTTCGACAATTAACGCACGGATATACGATGCTAATGCAGGACTCATGTCCGCTTTAAGATCGTAACAGAAACGCATACGAGATTCTAAACACTTGGTGGCCCAATCAATGTCCTCGTCATTATCAGCGTCCCATGGCATCCacagatttttgaaaaagaatcttgaaggaaaaacaattttcgtcaTTTGTCTTGTTCATACTGAAGTGACCTACCTGACCATGTCGACACAATTGGCTGTTGCTTCAATATTAATAGCGGGATTTTCTTGCACCTTTGTTGGCCACAAATCTATTAATGGCACTTCGTGCTCCTCAGGTAGATGAATGTCATCGTCTTGGATTGCAATTATGGAGAAGATGGCTTTCATTTCtttgaacaaaacatttgTGACTGTGCCGTAAACGGTTGTCGGGTATTGTATTTTAAGTTCTTCGCATATTACACGCGATATTTTCCAAATCGCCTGCCAACCTGTATGATTTGACGAAAGAAATATAAACTAAAATTCGTAATCACCAGAGCTGGTATTGGTGGTACAACGGACGTTCAACTTGCAAACAacacaacaaattgtttttgtgggcaaaacaaaatcaaaatatatgCAACCCCTGCTGGCTTTACCTGCTGGCTCAATTAACAATTCAACGTTGTAACTCCATTCTTCCACTACTCTGCTAGCCGGAATCACTTTATTACAGCTCAAAACATTTTGTGCTTCCTCTAATCGATCCATCATACTCTTATCGAATTGAAATACTTCCattattccaacaattttCTGGGGCAATGTTAAACAGATAAAAACAAAGAACCGAGCTGggtacgagaaaaattcagtttggttttttgaaatttaatttgtcaatATGTCAAAAGGTTGTGGTGCGCAAGCACAAAACGGGATATTTTTCTGCAGCGTACTTTTTACGGCATGCATTTAGCGACATCTAGACTAAAACTAAATTAAACGAAATccattttacatgcttatgatgtgaaatagtacatttcgtacctaggactaaaagtcttttttagcgtgtgagaagtccagagccgaaggcgaggtctggaatcgaatacgctaaaaaagacttttagtccgtggtacgaatagtatttttcatattggacggagtcctaggtatgaaaaaacagtttttgtcACACTAATCAGAGTTAGAATGTTTCGTTGCCGTTCCGTTTTATCTGAAAAAGATCTAAAAATGCAGTGTAACGTTTTAAATGAGCGActgaaaatttctgttttacgtgatttattgattagttttcagttttaatagactacgccaaaatgattttttttctcaatttttttacataaagcagctaaaaattgaacataaagatacccgtgtctcgtcttttgacgaaaaaacttgaaaccgaaaagatttttcactttataaattcctgaaatatgtgatttgcgccattttccacccaaattccacccaaattccacataaggtcttaagtttgccactttgcaaTTACAGTAGTATGAGTAGTATTGTTCATTCAGTTCatccagttttgactgattcactgaattttgttttgatgaaatgtcaaatcgggacagtaaattttaaatctcaaacaagtttgtgtcgaaaatttgtagtatttcgcgtaaaacaaagtgattcagtttaaatttcgcacagaaaatagttccGAGTGTGCTCATGCTAGTGTCTTAAACAGAATTTGGGACAAATTCTCCGAAATACttttaaagacaaattaatttggtcaaacattgtgggtgttgtgaaaatctcatttttaaaagtaatttggtGTGAATTGTGCCATTCAGTATtcaattccttaattttatgtgcctagaaattgCCTGCAATACGTTTCGTGCTGATTCAGTcggtaaaatgtgaagaaaacctacaaaaatatgttgccattcaggtaaacaaaattcttgacatgTCTGTTGTGAAGATAGTCGTAAGTGACACcacaaaactgaattttttttgtccgttaatttaaaaaatgatttttttggcggaaatgcttttatttgaatttgtgcatgattccggtaaaataaaatagtgataaagtcaccactattgatgacctttaaaatggcatcattGGTTAAATATGATTGGCATAGTCTATTCAGCATTTTGCATCGCAgcacagaatttttttttcaataaatcacATAGAACTCATTTCAAACTTCGCGCCGCAGTCcttcaactattttttaaatagtCACCCGCCTCCGTGGTTGTCTTagcctgttctttcagaactttgatCTATTGTATGAAACTGTGATGTACACGCTCTCCGTTTTGCATCCGTTTagccaatgaaagtagataagtaggtatggccagtccatacaagtcggagcacatacggatttgcatggcgccacctcaaacgaactcatttctagtgcaaatttccactagaaatgagttcgtttgaggtggcgccatgcaaatccgtatgtgctccggctagaacaaatttgaacgtttggccacctatctatttactttcattgcgtTTAGCGcctcttttctattgtttaaagagtaaacGGAGTGTACTTTCTTCGTAAGTGAAATCAAGACTTACATAGCAATGTGAAGttagcgattttttttgttttcgcattgtcttaaaatgtcaaacttgTATTTGGTACCAATTATCCTTGattgattcaattcaattgagaaaatttggcaGCAAATGCAAGGGTGACAGTTTAAGACAATGCAAAAAGagctgaaaacaaaagaaattttcgttAACTTTACAGTGCTATCTAAATCAGCAGTTTACTGTCACtagtcaaaatatttcagctgtaaagtttttcttatttttcatgaaggctgtaaacttggggaggtcacgcagatcgccattttattatataCGCGAGAACACACCACTTCCTGTAGCGCAAACtaagtttggaaaattttatatgacgatttcaataCACATTTCTtaattgtcaagatttgtgtttcacccgccttcgtaagtgtcttaacctgttctttcagaaccttgattacctccgcccatataTATAATATTTACCTTGACTTTAGCAAAATTTAAAGTGGTTGCGGACATTTGCGACATCAGTGACATCTAGCAGAACCGATCTTCAATCGAAATAAATTGTCAGCGATGACATAATAACTGTCATTCATATCTCTTGACTTTTGcgtaaaaatattgtttttcttATTCATTCGCACGATGTCGGTTTTTAGGTTAACAAAATTCCTATTTTCCAACACAAATATTGCACAAAATGCTGCAATATTGAATCACAATCGATATCTAAGTGTAAGCGTAACACGATTCTGTGCAAAAACACCATCAGGTGAAGATAAACCAGAGGTCGATCGCTCCGACAAAGATCGAACAAGAATTATTCCGGTTGAGACCAGTATCAAGTATTTGGACAGTGAGGCCTATAAATCAACGTACGGCGATCAATTAGTTTGGCAACCGTATCGACGAAATCATAAGGGAGGTTTTGCGCCTCGAAGAACCCGGCAAACCTGTATCCGGAAAGGATTCATTTCGACAGGTTTGTGTGTTTTGAACATTCATGTCGTAGTAGAAAGAGATGGAACGTAACTGAAATGATTCTCTTTACTAGGCAATCCATGTCCAATTTGTCGTGACGAATATTTAGTAATTGATTACCGGAATCTGGGCTTGCTCAATCAGTTCATTTCACCACAGACGGGAGAAGTAAGTATTTTAGGAGTTGATTTTACTCACAATTTAAAGTTTCATTGATCGTATACGCCTGCACGATTTATTTCTGACACTGATTGATGATTTGTCATGGACTTATTACATGACTGCGCCATAAGAATCAGGAAACCAGTTGTAcgtttttccatttcaaatttacttttaagagaaaaaaGGCTGCTGATTACACAGTTTGTTCTACTGGTCTCGGCCATGAACTTTGGTTTCATAAGGTGTGAGATTTGTGAGTTTGGTTTGAATCCATTTGCCTTTCAAATTAATCGAA
Encoded here:
- the LOC119076348 gene encoding protein nessun dorma, with protein sequence MEVFQFDKSMMDRLEEAQNVLSCNKVIPASRVVEEWSYNVELLIEPAGWQAIWKISRVICEELKIQYPTTVYGTVTNVLFKEMKAIFSIIAIQDDDIHLPEEHEVPLIDLWPTKVQENPAINIEATANCVDMVRFFFKNLWMPWDADNDEDIDWATKCLESRMRFCYDLKADMSPALASYIRALIVEAQYIQRRREYLELDISDDEDMNENKAEITDLMSLHVRLATIKHEIKMWENPKLRKVFEPIRFPPRQPGSISVVVERTAVLPKHIRDLQRAHEIIGDEKTTELSSSLQECLMNCGTAGHIYLAGGLHSIKFLENLNNSIVGLVPCDNSIDLRLNENLADTKQPVIAAKEFENILLTLTGDVKINNVILDCRKVRTGILIRDGSVRFENCTFIGDKSSATSTAIVMFETANVSCDNCVIKDFATGIAMRESGTTTSGSSSLILTNSIITNSTTGIDCNEGSCIRFKGSKIINSTHYGVIASCGKIATDKLLLSDILEAKQHNIPINGECQFTNCTPNNIVVFNRNDMCLLKNAASKTEVIGDFNVIDYSSEMEDCNQTNGIDTSAEQDCSVIVVDD
- the LOC119076351 gene encoding 28S ribosomal protein S18b, mitochondrial codes for the protein MSVFRLTKFLFSNTNIAQNAAILNHNRYLSVSVTRFCAKTPSGEDKPEVDRSDKDRTRIIPVETSIKYLDSEAYKSTYGDQLVWQPYRRNHKGGFAPRRTRQTCIRKGFISTGNPCPICRDEYLVIDYRNLGLLNQFISPQTGEILSYSKTGVCQKRHNQLVIAIEKAMDYGLISFNVPFKKYDYEKYYGKATDSQA